The Babylonia areolata isolate BAREFJ2019XMU chromosome 17, ASM4173473v1, whole genome shotgun sequence genome has a window encoding:
- the LOC143291588 gene encoding uncharacterized protein LOC143291588 isoform X3 — protein sequence MTQRGRPGPAGERRPALMMMIKLRTLAVWWAVGVVVVGVGVGVVPSGISGDRLSGARRPVIRGPNVCGVYRNRCCPGWRLSRRHLCITPVLPHFPANHTASASSRKRPAGAKRTFPDSHDVTRSRAKPRGSRKSPADVQTKLVRYRGRGSGAGAQGGSVAGVNAVVRSGNRYRGWRTIPHSSAALHHGSRSRGQSPVTGLRLHNARRAAVNSRQQFKGSKAVSDSGTDGGLGSHSGSRRPPVHWRLVPPHRKTFSMTRRQRQPGRSVHGRHVRGPYSLSGYRPNTRPHHQLLHQRRPYNTRQRGHRTVTHSARAPPLQGQVSQRPASRHRMTPVSGRPGPPGARGDLSTNPSPHNATMRQRLQYLTTVMRSQQHATQTEYYRNIQRRRQLLLQRQEHRTHQPAFRQDNNTRKTQEKDRPPKPQPFFKPDNNTKNVREEERPREAVDMGKRDSQNSDQRLVSNEKHSTIQGQQSNSTTQGQQSNSTTQGQQSNSTTQGQQSNSTNSTTQRQQSNSTTQGQQSNSTIQGQQSNSTTQRQQSNSTTQRQQSNSTTQRQQSNSTTQGQQSNSTTQGQKSNSTFRAHIPQKHTNTNNGRTTISHQSEPVTQRPRRKSNQNDGYAGIRQRRPFHYSHPRLSVKDTRRHPYSRVGQRRPEHHRQFSYQQWVSRRHSLFINRRRRMNHRSRQQVWKKPATVHNSNRSVTTTSKPSPSSDTVSKRTLPDQKKPLNLVAGNNKETRKDNKGLDQNRTMGNASSSSNTGLSLVTKAAPKSVSTSTSKNKVSKIIPTVNAVAKTEAKKIPSGKLDASLMYQDEGFQSDSPQNDIRTTDQEHEEEKRSDSDEHKPTKTLPGKQRKEISDKRKPTNILPYKQDGTTSHHKVLPSTSKKTHAIFKTKRNHNLRAYLKDPRIRTLLRSLAARRMGQMKKSPRKPRMNTQLPFTTSSSPDNSAAVKNNAPSPRKIQRNKIPARHSKAMQKSLSMEKKSVSRSHADTMFTSESTFPHKHSGKEPLPSLMPSSEPHSQFSVSVSSGTPSTASSTDVTHLRAVSVSSGTPSTASSTDVTHLPAVSVSSGPPSTASSTDVTHLPAVSVSSGTPSTASSTDVTHLPPASDPTTLGQKLFSKTPLNIPISMTTASSKSGKPTSELDPSDQDVVSSNKHDLAEHSQQNFHTTAEDFIKRTELSKELGKSGHSLLSSTKGKSVEGRHQRNSSRPGPHRSTKFEKPFIAKDPVSVSLEKPPANSGMMNDDNNLPISGIVVEDVNMPDNDNADFRISKRKSPKKEYDPSNRNLPPEERHDPVSSYEEQRYEQTGEEADEHSEHSQESREKDARKTFPNHQIIDLDIRFHRRPILLPPPPRKHMPPVQSAREESEPEPFHHAPLDGVTAAEPFSHAPVDRFPEQSHTTKPNDSSPEVKPKENPMHIPKPVLKDWKSQSRGQNEIPSQSVPLVTSDTPYDVTTPCSDQQCRKEPKISEKNSRAAARRKALSPKPSAHPLKSGCPPGHRRVFRAQSIVCEPFIASFARVTPGQPCEPGQVSVKQGGQYTCRSPAERPSPSTTPTLEECPQGQKAYPSRQGPVCLPERLAPTLTPPSSDRLCPPGMTPVESSAGVHCLRAGGSFTSTTSPQTPSPTDVTPVREHGPGEDVNRVRCPEGMTAVSTVSGEACGFPAGLHHNRPTCPEGQALMRHKGGYQCRPHSVFTRGDAPCPAGQTPVRTITGTVCHHNQPNTAINVLGYYDCTDGQILTQTSSGFFCLDSAKGATGGERPSSGSALPRCSPGFVAVKLASGELGCVRRSEASLKCSSGMELKKTSAGYFCQRRVGDRGQICLAGQVLLTYRDRSFCRQLDRNGRLCKDGYKPHASSFGFTCKKQFSPLACPAGFFLTKRKGHFSCFPVKSSTNICRDSSFTKRYGNRVLCKKGSLYGVLVPCEQGYHVINEEAEPVCKLQNDVIISCQNDVNEPVPSCTIQENKPCPGGCPKGNQSGPMSCRQFREEALQGCQPRCANGGRY from the exons atgacacagagaggcagaccagGACCTGCTGGGGAACGACGCCcggcactgatgatgatgatcaaactGCGGACGCTGGCAGTGTGGTGGGCggtaggggtggttgtggtgggggtgggggtgggcgtggtccCGTCTGGAATCAGTGGAGATCGGCTGTCAGGGGCCAGGCGTCCTGTCATCAG AGGACCCAACGTGTGCGGGGTGTACCGGAACCGCTGCTGTCCGGGATGGAGGCTGAGCAGACGACACCTGTGCATCACACCTGTTCTCCCGCATTTCCCTGCCAACCACACGGCCTCCGCATCATCTCGGAAGAGACCAGCCGGCGCGAAGAGAACTTTTCCAGACTCCCACGACGTCACAAGGTCACGTGCAAAACCTCGGGGCAGCAGGAAATCGCCTGCTGACGTCCAGACGAAGCTGGTGAGATACAGAGGTCGTGGATCCGGAGCTGGTGCTCAGGGTGGTTCTGTTGCCGGTGTGAACGCTGTGGTGAGGTCTGGGAACAGGTACCGAGGATGGAGGACAATCCCACACAGCTCTGCAGCTCTCCATCACGGATCCAGATCCAGAGGTCAAAGCCCCGTCACTGGCCTGCGTCTTCACAATGCTCGACGTGCTGCTGTGAACTCTCGTCAGCAATTCAAAGGGTCAAAGGCCGTTTCAGACTCTGGGACAGACGGTGGGTTGGGAAGTCATTCAGGATCGCGGCGTCCCCCAGTGCACTGGAGACTTGTACCACCACACAGAAAGACCTTCTCCATGACCCGGAGACAGCGCCAACCAGGCAGAAGTGTCCATGGAAGACATGTAAGAGGACCTTACAGCCTTTCAGGCTACAGACCCAACACACGTCCACACCATCAGCTGCTACATCAGCGAAGACCTTACAACACCAGACAACGTGGTCACAGGACAGTAACACACAGCGCACGTGCACCACCACTCCAGGGACAGGTCTCACAACGTCCAGCTTCAAGACACAGAATGACTCCAGTATCAGGAAGACCCGGACCCCCAGGAGCCAGAGGTGATCTCTCTACAAATCCAAGTCCTCACAACGCTACGATGCGTCAGAGACTCCAGTACCTCACAACTGTCATGAGATCACAGCAGCAcgccacacagacagaatacTACCGAAACATCCAGAGACGTCGCCAGCTCTTGTTGCAGCGACAAGAACATAGAACACACCAGCCAGCTTTCAGACAAGATAATAATACAAGAAAAACACAAGAGAAAGATAGACCACCTAAGCCTCAGCCATTTTTCAAACCAGATAATAATACAAAAAATGTACGAGAAGAAGAGAGGCCACGGGAGGCAGTGGACATGGGGAAACGAGACAGTCAGAACAGTGATCAAAGACTGGTGAGCAATGAGAAACACAGCACGATACAGGGGCAACAGTCAAACAGCACGACACAGGGGCAACAGTCAAACAGCACGACACAGGGGCAACAGTCAAACAGCACGACACAGGGGCAACAGTCAAACAGCACGAACAGCACGACACAGCGGCAACAGTCAAACAGCACGACACAGGGGCAACAGTCAAACAGCACGATACAGGGGCAACAGTCAAACAGCACGACACAGCGGCAACAGTCAAACAGCACGACACAGCGGCAACAGTCAAACAGCACGACACAGCGGCAACAGTCAAACAGCACGACACAGGGGCAACAGTCAAACAGCACGACACAGGGGCAAAAGTCAAATTCCACGTTCAGAGCCCACATTCctcaaaaacacaccaacacgaaTAACGGCCGCACTACAATATCTCACCAGTCTGAGCCTGTAACTCAGCGTCCCAGGAGAAAATCGAACCAGAACGATGGTTACGCAGGCATCAGGCAAAGACGACCATTCCACTACTCTCACCCTCGTCTCTCTGTCAAAGATACACGCAGGCACCCATATTCCAGAGTTGGACAGAGAAGACCAGAGCATCACAGACAGTTCAGTTATCAGCAGTGGGTGTCCAGACGTCACTCACTGTTTATAAATCGTCGTCGTCGGATGAATCACAGATCGCGTCAGCAAGTGTGGAAAAAGCCTGCTACAGTTCATAACAGCAACCGCTCTGTAACCACAACTAGCAAGCCTAGCCCCTCTAGTGACACGGTTTCTAAACGTACCCTCCCTGATCAAAAGAAACCTCTCAATCTGGTGGCCGGgaacaataaagaaacaagaaaggatAACAAAGGTCTTGATCAAAACAGAACCATGGGTAATGCGTCATCCTCCTCTAACACAGGACTGTCTCTGGTCACCAAAGCTGCACCAAAAAGTGTTTCAACGTCAACCTCCAAGAACAAAGTGTCTAAAATAATCCCAACTGTCAATGCCGTGGCAAAAACTGAGGCCAAGAAAATTCCGTCAGGAAAACTCGATGCGTCTCTGATGTATCAAGACGAAGGTTTCCAATCTGACTCACCACAAAATGACATCAGAACGACAGATCAAgagcacgaagaagaaaaacgatCGGATTCAGATGAACACAAACCTACAAAGACTCTGCCAGGCAAGCAAAGAAAGGAGATTTCAGACAAACGCAAACCTACTAACATTCTGCCATATAAACAAGACGGAACGACCAGTCACCACAAAGTCCTACCCTCTACTTCAAAGAAAACTCATGCAATCTTCAAAACCAAACGAAATCACAATTTACGTGCATATCTCAAAGATCCAAGAATAAGAACACTGCTTAGATCCCTTGCAGCCAGGCGAATGGGACAAATGAAGAAATCTCCACGTAAACCAAGGATGAACACACAGCTGCCTTTTACAACATCATCATCTCCTGACAATTCCGCTGCAGTTAAAAATAACGCCCCCTCACCTCGGAAAATCCAGAGAAACAAAATTCCAGCGCGTCATTCCAAAGCAATGCAAAAGTCCTTGTCCATGGAAAAGAAGTCCGTATCGAGATCTCATGCTGATACAATGTTTACCTCAGAAAGCACTttcccacacaaacactcagGGAAAGAACCTTTGCCGTCGCTTATGCCCTCGTCTGAACCACAcagccagttttcagtttctgtttcttctggAACTCCATCAACAGCTAGTTCTACAGATGTAACACACCTACGAgcagtttctgtttcttctggAACTCCATCAACAGCTAGTTCTACAGATGTAACACATCTGCCAgcagtttctgtttcttctggACCTCCATCAACAGCTAGTTCTACAGATGTAACACATCTGCCAgcagtttctgtttcttctggAACTCCATCAACAGCTAGTTCTACAGATGTAACACACTTACCACCAGCTTCTGATCCCACCACCCTGGGTCAGAAGTTGTTCAGCAAAACTCCTCTCAACATACCCATCTCCATGACAACAGCGTCATCCAAGTCAGGAAAGCCCACATCAGAACTGGATCCCTCTGACCAAGATGTGGTGTCTTCTAATAAGCATGATTTAGCTGAGCATTCACAACAGAATTTCCACACTACTGCTGAAGATTTCATCAAACGAACTGAATTATCAAAGGAATTGGGCAAGTCCGGTCACTCTCTGCTTTCTTCCACAAAAGGAAAATCTGTTGAGGGCAGGCATCAACGAAACAGTTCAAGACCTGGTCCACATCGTTCTACGAAGTTCGAAAAGCCTTTTATTGCTAAGGATCCAGTGAGCGTGAGCCTTGAAAAGCCACCGGCAAACAGTGGAATGATGAATGACGACAACAACCTTCCAATTTCTGGAATTGTCGTTGAAGACGTTAACATGCCTGACAACGACAACGCCGACTTCAGAATTTCAAAGAGGAAATCCCCCAAGAAGGAATACGACCCAAGTAATCGAAATCTTCCACCAGAGGAACGCCATGACCCAGTCAGTTCCTACGAAGAACAAAGATACGAACAAACGGGTGAAGAAGCTGACGAACATTCTGAGCACTCACAAGAGTCGCGGGAGAAGGACGCCAGAAAGACGTTCCCCAATCACCAAATCATCGACCTGGACATCCGTTTCCACCGGAGACCCATCctgctgccccctcccccaagaAAACATATGCCCCCGGTACAGTCCGCAAGAGAGGAATCAGAACCGGAACCTTTTCATCATGCGCCTCTGGACGGCGTGACGGCTGCTGAACCTTTCAGTCACGCGCCTGTAGACAGATTCCCCGAACAGAGTCACACCACAAAACCCAACGATAGCTCACCTGAagtaaaaccaaaagaaaacccGATGCACATTCCTAAACCTGTTCTCAAAGATTGGAAATCGCAAAGCAGGGGCCAAAACGAAATCCCATCTCAATCGGTTCCCTTAGTGACGTCAGACACACCATATGACGTCACAACTCCCTGCAGTGACCAGCAGTGCAGAAAGGAGCCAAAGATCAGTGAGAAGAACTCACGAGCTGCTGCCCGTCGCAAGGCACTGAGCCCAAAGCCGAGTGCGCACCCTCTGAAGTCCGGCTGCCCCCCTGGTCACAGGAGAGTGTTCAGGGCCCAGTCCATCGTGTGTGAACCATTCATAGCGTCCTTCGCTCGTGTGACTCCGGGCCAGCCTTGTGAGCCAG GGCAGGTGTCTGTCAAACAAGGAGGTCAGTACACCTGCCGGTCACCTGCTGAACGTCCTTCCCCTTCAACAACCCCCACACTGGAAGAGTGCCCCCAGGGACAAAAAGCCTACCCCTCCAGGCAAGGTCCCGTGTGCCTACCGGAGCGTTTGGCCCCCACCTTAACCCCGCCCTCTTCTGATCGCCTCTGCCCACCTGGGATGACGCCCGTGGAGTCGTCAGCTGGCGTGCACTGCCTGCGTGCTGGGGGGTCCTTCACCAGCACAACGTCACCGCAGACACCCTCCCCCACTGACGTCACCCCGGTCCGAGAACACGGTCCTGGGGAGGACGTCAACAGGGTCCGGTGCCCGGAGGGGATGACCGCGGTCAGCACTGTCAGCGGAGAGGCGTGTGGTTTCCCAGCAGGGCTGCATCACAACCGGCCCACGTGCCCCGAAGGCCAGGCGTTAATGCGGCACAAGGGAGGCTACCAGTGCCGGCCCCACTCAGTCTTCACGCGGGGCGACGCGCCGTGCCCTGCGGGGCAGACCCCGGTGAGAACCATCACGGGCACGGTGTGTCACCACAACCAGCCCAACACCGCCATCAACGTGCTGGGCTACTACGACTGCACGGACGGACAGATCCTGACGCAGACCTCGTCCGGCTTCTTCTGTCTGGACAGCGCGAAGGGAGCTACGGGCGGCGAGCGTCCCTCCTCGGGGTCCGCCCTGCCTCGGTGTTCCCCGGGCTTCGTGGCCGTGAAGCTGGCCTCTGGAGAACTGGGCTGTGTCAGGAGAAGCGAAGCCAGCTTGAAATGCTCCTCGGGTATGGAGCTGAAGAAAACCAGCGCTGGCTATTTCTGCCAAAGGAGGgtgggagacaggggacagaTATGTCTTGCAGGGCAGGTTCTTCTCACTTACCGGGACCGCTCCTTCTGTCGGCAGCTGGACAGGAACGGACGGCTGTGCAAAGACGGATACAAGCCTCACGCGTCGTCTTTCGGTTTCACGTGCAAGAAACAGTTCTCGCCTCTAGCTTGTCCGGCGGGGTTCTTTCTGACTAAACGAAAGGGGCACTTTTCTTGTTTTCCCGTCAAATCCTCCACTAACATTTGCAGGGACAGCAGTTTCACCAAACGCTATGGAAACCGCGTCCTCTGTAAGAAAGGAAGCCTGTACGGAGTTCTCGTTCCTTGTGAACAAGGTTATCACGTGATAAACGAGGAAGCTGAGCCGGTGTGCAAGCTGCAGAATGACGTCATAATATCTTGTCAGAATGACGTAAACGAACCCGTTCCCTCGTGCACCATACAGGAGAACAAACCTTGTCCAGGCGGCTGCCCGAAAGGGAACCAGTCAGGACCAATGAGCTGCAGACAATTCCGAGAAGAGGCCCTTCAAGGGTGTCAGCCTCGGTGCGCAAACGGAGGGAG ATATTGA